From the genome of Bacteroides sp. MSB163, one region includes:
- a CDS encoding Crp/Fnr family transcriptional regulator has product MVKMNLSDVNVPELIADMWEPLNEEQREFLANHFTLQNYKKNEVIHCEGETPKYLMCLLNGKVKIYKDGVGGRSQIIRMIKPVEYFGYRAYFAKEDYVTAAAAFEPSLICLIPMSAITTLVTQNNDLAMFFIKQLSFDLGVADERTVNLTQKHIRGRLAESLLFLKESYGLEEDGSTLSIYLSREDLANLSNMTTSNAIRTLSQFSTERLITIDGRKIKIIDEEKLKKISKIG; this is encoded by the coding sequence ATGGTAAAAATGAATTTGTCAGACGTGAATGTTCCGGAGCTGATAGCCGATATGTGGGAGCCTCTGAATGAAGAACAGCGGGAATTTCTCGCTAACCATTTTACGCTCCAGAATTATAAGAAAAATGAAGTCATTCATTGCGAAGGTGAAACCCCTAAATACCTTATGTGCCTTCTGAATGGAAAAGTCAAGATTTATAAGGATGGTGTCGGTGGCAGAAGCCAGATTATCCGCATGATTAAACCTGTCGAGTATTTCGGTTACCGTGCTTATTTCGCCAAAGAAGACTACGTTACTGCTGCTGCCGCTTTCGAACCTTCTCTGATCTGCCTGATACCGATGAGTGCTATCACTACATTGGTGACACAGAACAATGATCTTGCCATGTTCTTTATCAAACAACTATCCTTCGATCTGGGAGTTGCTGACGAGCGCACTGTTAATCTGACGCAGAAACATATTCGTGGCAGATTGGCAGAATCACTGCTCTTCCTCAAAGAAAGTTATGGATTGGAAGAAGATGGCTCAACTCTCAGTATATACCTTTCGCGGGAAGATCTGGCAAATTTGTCGAATATGACAACCTCCAATGCCATTCGTACGCTATCACAATTCTCTACTGAACGTTTAATCACTATCGACGGACGAAAAATAAAGATCATCGACGAAGAAAAGCTGAAAAAGATAAGTAAAATAGGATAA
- a CDS encoding glutamine synthetase III: MSKMRFYALQELANRRPLEVTTPSNKLSDYYGSHVFDRKKMQEYLPREAYKAVTDAIEKGTPISREIADLIANGMKSWAKSLNVTHYTHWFQPLTDGTAEKHDGFIEFGENSNVIERFSGKLLIQQEPDASSFPNGGIRNTFEARGYTAWDVSSPAFVVDTTLCIPTIFISYTGEALDYKTPLLKALGAVDKAATEVCQLFDKNVTRVFTNLGWEQEYFLVDSALYNARPDLCLTGRTLMGHSSAKDQQLEDHYFGSIPPRVTAFMKELEIECHKLGIPAKTRHNEVAPNQFELAPIFENANLANDHNQLVMDLMKRIARKHNFAVLLHEKPYSGVNGSGKHNNWSLCTDTGINLFAPGKNPKGNMLFLTFLVNVLMMVYKNQNLLRASIMSAGNSHRLGANEAPPAILSIFLGRQLSATLDDIVRQVGDDKMTAEEKTTLKLGIGRIPEILLDTTDRNRTSPFAFTGNRFEFRAAGSSSNCAAAMIAINAAMANQLNEFKASIDKLMEEGIGKDEAIFRVLKETIIASEAIRFEGDGYSDQWKEEAARRGLTNICHVPEALMHYMDNQSRSVLIGERIFNETELACRLEVELEKYTMKVQIESRVLGDLAINHIVPIAVSYQNRLLENLRGLKEIFSPEEYEVLSADRKELIREISKRVTSIKVLVREMTEARKVANHMDSYKDKAFAYEETVRPYLEKIRDHIDHLEMEVDDEIWPLPKYRELLFTK; the protein is encoded by the coding sequence ATGTCAAAAATGAGATTTTACGCCTTGCAAGAGCTTGCCAACCGGCGCCCTCTTGAAGTTACTACCCCTTCGAACAAATTATCCGATTACTACGGAAGCCACGTGTTCGACCGTAAGAAAATGCAGGAATATCTACCCAGAGAAGCTTACAAAGCTGTAACAGATGCTATCGAAAAAGGAACTCCCATCAGTAGAGAGATAGCTGACCTGATAGCAAACGGCATGAAAAGTTGGGCTAAATCCCTGAACGTTACTCATTACACTCACTGGTTTCAGCCGCTGACGGATGGTACAGCCGAAAAGCATGATGGCTTCATCGAATTCGGAGAAAATTCAAATGTAATTGAACGCTTCTCCGGCAAGTTACTCATTCAGCAGGAACCGGACGCGTCTTCTTTCCCCAACGGAGGTATCCGTAATACATTTGAAGCACGCGGATATACAGCATGGGATGTTTCCTCTCCCGCCTTCGTGGTAGATACGACTCTGTGTATCCCTACAATCTTCATCTCATATACCGGCGAAGCCCTGGACTACAAGACTCCATTACTGAAAGCACTCGGTGCCGTAGACAAAGCCGCCACGGAAGTATGCCAGTTATTCGATAAAAATGTAACCCGCGTGTTTACTAATTTAGGCTGGGAACAGGAATACTTCCTGGTAGACTCTGCCCTATACAACGCCCGCCCCGACCTTTGCCTGACCGGACGCACGCTAATGGGACATTCTTCCGCCAAAGACCAACAGCTGGAAGACCACTATTTCGGTTCTATTCCACCACGGGTAACAGCCTTTATGAAAGAACTGGAAATAGAATGTCACAAACTGGGTATTCCGGCAAAAACACGCCATAACGAGGTTGCCCCCAACCAGTTTGAACTGGCTCCCATCTTTGAGAATGCCAACCTTGCCAACGATCATAACCAGTTAGTAATGGACCTGATGAAACGCATCGCCCGTAAGCATAACTTTGCCGTATTGCTGCATGAAAAACCATACAGCGGTGTAAACGGCTCGGGAAAACACAACAACTGGTCACTCTGCACTGATACCGGCATCAATCTTTTTGCACCCGGCAAGAATCCTAAAGGCAACATGCTTTTCCTGACGTTCCTGGTGAATGTACTGATGATGGTTTATAAAAATCAGAATTTGCTGCGTGCCTCTATCATGAGTGCCGGCAACAGCCACCGTCTAGGTGCCAATGAAGCACCGCCCGCTATTCTGTCTATATTCCTGGGCAGACAATTATCGGCTACTCTGGATGATATCGTGCGTCAGGTAGGCGATGACAAGATGACGGCTGAAGAGAAGACAACCCTTAAATTAGGAATCGGACGTATTCCCGAAATCCTTCTCGACACGACAGACCGCAACCGTACTTCTCCGTTTGCTTTCACCGGAAATCGTTTTGAATTCCGTGCCGCCGGCTCTTCTTCCAACTGTGCCGCTGCCATGATTGCCATAAATGCAGCTATGGCAAACCAGTTAAATGAATTCAAAGCCTCTATCGACAAGTTGATGGAAGAAGGAATCGGTAAAGATGAAGCCATCTTCCGTGTTTTGAAAGAAACCATTATTGCTTCCGAAGCTATCCGATTCGAAGGTGACGGCTATTCAGACCAATGGAAAGAGGAAGCTGCCCGTCGCGGATTGACGAACATCTGCCACGTACCCGAAGCTCTGATGCATTATATGGATAACCAGTCTCGTTCCGTGCTGATAGGTGAACGCATCTTCAATGAAACAGAGCTTGCCTGCCGTCTGGAAGTGGAACTGGAAAAGTACACGATGAAAGTACAAATAGAAAGCCGTGTACTGGGTGATCTGGCCATCAATCACATTGTCCCCATTGCAGTCAGTTACCAAAACCGTCTGTTAGAGAATTTACGTGGACTCAAGGAAATCTTCTCTCCCGAAGAATACGAAGTACTGAGCGCTGACCGCAAGGAACTGATACGTGAAATATCCAAACGAGTAACGTCCATCAAGGTTCTGGTGCGCGAAATGACCGAAGCCCGTAAAGTTGCCAATCACATGGATAGCTACAAGGACAAGGCTTTCGCCTACGAAGAAACCGTCCGTCCTTATCTGGAAAAGATACGTGACCACATCGATCACCTCGAAATGGAGGTTGACGACGAGATCTGGCCGTTGCCGAAATATAGGGAATTGCTGTTCACGAAATAA
- a CDS encoding DUF5686 family protein, giving the protein MKKVIFFAPFYESIIDDYRADLYIKGKVNLRKKNHILRFIPTMFRIRKGVREYMMETYSDLHFTAPDIYDQKVKASVGTSSEFWELDGRLPEYFHVNIYASTLLYDKLLSPLAPNAMKYYSYHVDSVMGKVHDLQYKISFKPKSKSFQLVSGHMVVSENVWSVREMHFSGRSEMLRFNNMIRMGDVGEPDEFLPVHYDVDATFRFLGNVVDANYIAALNYKTILQKDPSRMDRKRLKSKYDLSDSYTLRSDTNAYRKDSSYFESIRPIPLTVHEQDLYKDFFLSRDTSYRYKKPKNKNLEFWGQIGDALISRYTVDLSKLGSVRCSPLINPFLLSYSGKNGFSYRQEFKYNRIFTGDRLLRIVPRLGYNFKYNEFYWSVKSDFDYWPRKRAALHINVGNGHRIYSSRMLDELKNIPNSVFDFDQIQLDYFNDLYLQVRHSWEIVNGLSLDVGFSMHKRTEANRSMYVSTRAASRSVGSSSEVYPDWTEKMRHSYNSFAPRVRLTWTPGQYYYMNGDRKVNLHSKYPSISVDWERGINGVFKSTGTYERVEVDIQHSIPLGLMRDFYLRLGWGAFTNQKDIYFVDFANFTRSNLPVGWNDEIGGVFQLLDGRWYNSSRKYLRGHLTYESPFLMLRHLVKYTQHVLNERLYLNALVVPHLNPYVEVGYGIGTNIFDFGVFGSFANWKFKEIGCKFTFELFNR; this is encoded by the coding sequence ATGAAGAAAGTCATCTTCTTCGCCCCTTTTTATGAAAGTATTATCGACGACTATAGAGCCGATCTTTATATTAAGGGAAAAGTGAACCTTCGCAAGAAAAATCATATCTTACGCTTTATTCCTACCATGTTCCGTATCCGGAAAGGAGTGAGGGAGTATATGATGGAAACTTATAGTGACTTACATTTTACTGCTCCCGACATTTATGATCAGAAAGTAAAAGCCAGTGTCGGTACTTCTTCCGAGTTTTGGGAACTGGACGGCAGGTTGCCGGAGTATTTCCATGTTAATATCTACGCTTCCACCTTGTTATATGATAAGCTCCTTTCGCCTCTGGCTCCAAATGCGATGAAGTATTATTCTTATCATGTAGATTCAGTAATGGGTAAAGTGCATGATTTGCAATATAAAATTAGTTTCAAACCGAAAAGCAAAAGCTTTCAGTTGGTTAGCGGTCACATGGTGGTCAGTGAGAATGTCTGGAGTGTGCGTGAAATGCATTTTAGCGGACGTTCTGAAATGTTGCGTTTCAACAATATGATACGTATGGGAGATGTGGGTGAGCCGGATGAGTTTTTGCCTGTGCATTATGATGTGGATGCTACTTTCCGCTTTCTGGGTAATGTGGTCGATGCCAATTATATTGCTGCTCTCAATTATAAAACCATTCTTCAGAAAGACCCTTCACGGATGGATCGGAAAAGGTTGAAGAGCAAGTATGATCTGTCGGATTCCTACACATTGCGCAGTGATACGAATGCCTACAGGAAGGATAGTTCTTATTTCGAGAGTATACGTCCTATTCCGTTAACTGTACATGAACAGGACTTATATAAGGATTTCTTTTTGAGTCGTGATACTTCATATCGATATAAGAAACCCAAAAATAAGAATCTGGAATTTTGGGGACAGATAGGTGATGCGCTTATCAGCCGCTATACGGTAGATCTTTCGAAACTGGGAAGTGTGCGTTGTTCGCCGCTTATCAATCCGTTCTTGCTGAGTTATAGCGGGAAGAATGGTTTTTCTTACCGACAGGAATTTAAGTACAACCGTATTTTTACGGGCGACCGCCTGTTACGTATCGTTCCCAGATTGGGTTATAACTTCAAGTATAATGAGTTTTACTGGTCGGTAAAGTCTGACTTTGATTACTGGCCACGTAAGCGTGCGGCTCTTCACATCAATGTAGGTAACGGCCACCGCATTTATAGTAGTAGGATGCTGGATGAATTGAAAAATATTCCGAATAGTGTTTTCGATTTTGATCAGATACAACTGGACTACTTCAATGACTTATACTTGCAGGTGCGCCATAGTTGGGAAATTGTGAACGGTCTGTCGCTGGATGTCGGTTTCTCCATGCATAAGCGTACGGAGGCCAATCGTTCGATGTATGTATCCACGAGAGCGGCTTCGCGAAGTGTAGGCTCTTCTTCAGAAGTTTATCCTGATTGGACAGAGAAAATGCGTCATTCTTATAATAGTTTTGCTCCGCGTGTCCGTCTGACGTGGACGCCCGGTCAGTATTACTATATGAATGGGGATCGTAAAGTGAATTTACATTCCAAATATCCCAGTATTTCAGTGGACTGGGAGCGGGGTATCAATGGTGTTTTTAAGAGTACCGGTACCTATGAGCGTGTCGAAGTGGATATTCAGCACTCCATTCCTTTGGGATTGATGCGTGATTTTTATCTCCGCTTAGGATGGGGTGCTTTCACCAATCAAAAAGATATATACTTTGTGGATTTTGCCAACTTTACCCGCTCTAATCTTCCCGTGGGATGGAATGATGAAATTGGAGGTGTATTCCAGCTGCTTGACGGGCGGTGGTATAACTCCTCCCGTAAATATCTCCGTGGGCATTTGACGTATGAATCTCCCTTTCTGATGTTGCGTCATTTGGTGAAGTATACACAGCATGTGCTCAATGAGCGTCTTTATCTGAATGCTTTGGTTGTTCCGCATCTGAACCCTTATGTTGAGGTTGGTTATGGCATCGGTACCAATATTTTTGATTTCGGAGTCTTTGGCAGCTTTGCCAACTGGAAATTTAAGGAGATAGGTTGCAAATTCACTTTTGAGTTGTTCAACCGATAA
- a CDS encoding SusC/RagA family TonB-linked outer membrane protein, whose product MKKLLSVLFLLSFTLASAVYAQDIQIKGTVVSGADNEPLPGVNVVVKGNATTGTITGIDGEFALSVPSDAILSISYIGFKSQEVSVSGKRELKIVLQEDSEALDEVVVVGYGVQKKSVVTASIAKVSSDDLAFTAPVRVDNALKGLAAGVTVTSSSGQPGAAAQIRVRGIGTVNNSDPLYIVDGMPLEGGLDYLNPNDIASIEVLKDAASGAVYGARAANGVVLVTTKTGKEGKTKVTYDFSYGWQNPWRERDVLNATEYAIMMNEGAINSGQAPKYNDPYSYGVGTNWQKETFNNGAPVMNHQVSVSGASEKVNYMFSLGYYGQEGIVGGNYNRSNYNRLTLRSNTQYTIFDESKNRNWLNSLKITSNLSYARVKARSIEANSSYYSPLGSALALSPILTPYAEGDAADAQLKKYEGDSNYTPVYSPDGRLYTIPGGDFNEMINPLASLSLPGALSKTHKFVANFSADLQLWDNLKFRTSYGVDIQFYSNDGYTKKYYLASGLNSSKSNAYSEKTDATVWQLENVLMYDKTIDKHSFSIVLGQSAKKTTGSYLGGNRDNIINLDRPYIDASNGLSDEGQMRVWGGPNDVATLASMFARISYNFDERYMLQATVRRDGSSRFGANNHYATFPSFSLGWNLTNEKFMEKRPEWWTNTKIRLSWGKNGNENIGNFKYTTLTSTGHNVIFGQSESTSLGVKASGLANPDLKWEESEQLDFGLDFGFFNNALTFTVDYYKKKTKGMLMKMNIPSYVGEEKPWGNVGTMENRGVEMELAYKFSKGNWNFRLAGNLSYLENELIEYGNDTGWDNLDSFRTAGTVSRAQNGKPYPYFYGYKTAGIFQNMDEVAAYVNKDGGMIQPNAVPGDVRFVDMNGDGKITTDDCTDIGKGMPDWTYGLNFNVSWKNFDLNMMWQGTIGNDVYDATRPIDIANANLPSWMLNRWTGEGTSDKYPRFAWGDNTNWLSSDLYVYDGSYLRLKNIQLGYTLPKNWTRKAFVSSLRVYVAAENLLTFTKYHGYDPEISSGGTSLGIDRGVYPQSRTWTVGANLTF is encoded by the coding sequence ATGAAAAAGTTATTATCAGTTTTATTTTTACTGAGCTTTACCTTAGCTTCTGCTGTATATGCACAAGATATACAGATAAAAGGTACGGTGGTAAGTGGTGCGGACAATGAACCCTTACCTGGAGTAAATGTGGTGGTGAAAGGTAATGCCACTACGGGAACAATCACCGGTATAGACGGTGAATTTGCTTTGTCGGTTCCCTCCGACGCAATCCTTTCTATTTCTTATATAGGATTCAAATCACAGGAAGTTTCGGTTAGTGGCAAGCGTGAACTGAAAATTGTTCTGCAGGAAGATTCGGAGGCGTTGGACGAAGTGGTGGTTGTTGGCTATGGTGTTCAAAAGAAGAGCGTAGTGACTGCTTCTATTGCTAAAGTATCATCAGATGATTTAGCTTTCACGGCACCTGTTCGCGTGGATAATGCTTTGAAAGGATTGGCTGCCGGTGTAACGGTAACTTCATCCTCCGGTCAGCCGGGTGCTGCTGCACAGATTCGTGTACGTGGTATTGGTACAGTGAATAACTCAGATCCGCTTTATATTGTGGACGGTATGCCACTTGAAGGTGGGCTTGATTATTTGAACCCCAATGATATTGCTTCTATTGAAGTGCTAAAAGATGCTGCTTCAGGTGCTGTTTATGGTGCACGCGCCGCTAATGGTGTAGTCTTGGTTACAACTAAAACAGGTAAGGAAGGTAAGACAAAAGTAACTTATGATTTTTCTTATGGTTGGCAGAATCCTTGGAGAGAACGTGACGTACTGAATGCCACAGAATATGCAATCATGATGAATGAAGGCGCAATAAATTCTGGACAAGCTCCTAAATATAATGATCCTTATTCTTATGGTGTAGGTACTAATTGGCAAAAAGAAACATTTAACAATGGTGCTCCTGTCATGAATCACCAAGTGAGTGTAAGTGGTGCATCAGAGAAAGTTAATTATATGTTTTCTTTAGGATACTATGGGCAAGAAGGTATTGTAGGAGGTAATTATAACCGTTCTAATTATAATCGTCTCACTCTGCGCAGTAATACTCAATATACTATTTTTGACGAAAGTAAGAACCGTAATTGGTTGAATAGTCTGAAAATTACTTCGAATTTATCTTATGCACGTGTGAAGGCTAGATCAATAGAAGCGAATTCTTCTTATTATTCACCGTTAGGATCAGCTTTGGCTTTATCTCCAATTCTTACTCCTTATGCGGAGGGTGATGCTGCTGATGCTCAGCTTAAAAAATATGAAGGTGATTCAAATTATACCCCGGTTTATAGTCCAGATGGGCGACTTTATACGATTCCTGGCGGTGATTTTAATGAGATGATTAATCCTTTAGCTTCTTTGTCATTACCTGGTGCTCTCTCAAAAACTCATAAGTTTGTAGCTAACTTTTCTGCAGACTTGCAACTTTGGGATAATTTGAAGTTCAGAACTTCCTATGGAGTTGATATTCAATTTTATAGTAATGATGGATATACTAAGAAATACTATTTAGCATCTGGTCTTAATTCATCAAAGTCTAATGCCTATTCTGAGAAGACGGATGCAACTGTGTGGCAATTGGAAAATGTGTTGATGTATGATAAAACAATTGATAAACATTCATTTTCTATTGTTTTAGGTCAATCTGCTAAGAAAACTACTGGTTCATATTTGGGTGGTAATCGTGATAATATTATCAATCTGGATCGTCCTTATATTGATGCTTCCAATGGCTTGTCTGATGAAGGACAAATGAGAGTTTGGGGTGGTCCTAATGATGTGGCTACATTAGCTTCTATGTTTGCTCGTATTAGCTACAACTTTGATGAACGTTATATGTTGCAGGCTACTGTTCGTCGTGATGGTTCTTCCCGTTTTGGTGCCAATAATCATTATGCAACTTTCCCCTCTTTCTCTTTAGGATGGAACCTCACTAATGAAAAGTTTATGGAAAAGCGTCCGGAATGGTGGACGAATACCAAAATTCGCCTTTCTTGGGGTAAGAATGGTAATGAAAATATTGGTAATTTCAAATATACAACTCTAACTTCTACAGGCCATAATGTTATTTTTGGTCAAAGTGAAAGTACTTCATTAGGCGTGAAAGCGTCTGGCCTTGCCAATCCAGATTTGAAATGGGAGGAATCGGAACAACTTGATTTTGGGCTTGATTTTGGTTTCTTTAATAATGCACTGACGTTTACAGTCGATTATTATAAGAAAAAGACTAAAGGTATGTTGATGAAGATGAATATTCCTTCTTATGTGGGTGAAGAGAAACCATGGGGTAATGTTGGTACAATGGAAAATAGAGGTGTTGAAATGGAACTTGCCTATAAATTTAGTAAAGGCAATTGGAATTTTCGCCTAGCAGGTAATCTATCTTATCTAGAAAATGAATTAATTGAATATGGTAATGATACAGGATGGGATAATCTGGATAGCTTCCGCACAGCCGGTACTGTTAGCCGTGCACAAAATGGTAAGCCTTACCCTTATTTTTATGGATATAAGACTGCGGGTATTTTCCAGAATATGGATGAAGTGGCAGCTTATGTCAATAAAGATGGTGGAATGATCCAACCGAATGCTGTTCCCGGTGACGTGCGTTTTGTTGATATGAATGGTGATGGAAAAATAACAACTGATGATTGTACGGATATTGGTAAAGGTATGCCAGACTGGACTTATGGTCTGAATTTTAATGTTTCTTGGAAGAATTTTGATTTGAACATGATGTGGCAAGGAACCATTGGTAACGATGTATATGATGCAACCCGCCCTATTGATATTGCTAATGCTAACCTTCCTTCGTGGATGTTGAATCGTTGGACAGGTGAAGGAACTTCAGACAAGTATCCTCGTTTTGCATGGGGAGATAATACAAATTGGCTTTCTTCTGATCTTTACGTTTATGATGGTAGCTATTTGCGTTTGAAAAATATTCAGTTAGGTTATACACTGCCTAAAAATTGGACAAGAAAAGCTTTTGTTTCTTCATTGCGTGTCTATGTGGCAGCTGAAAATCTGTTGACCTTTACTAAATATCATGGTTACGATCCGGAAATCTCATCTGGTGGTACGTCGCTCGGCATTGATCGTGGTGTATATCCACAATCAAGAACTTGGACAGTAGGAGCTAATTTAACATTCTAA